In a single window of the Streptomyces sp. NBC_00285 genome:
- a CDS encoding ABC transporter permease, with product MRPDRTWGALRSPVTFSVLAGVLIGALFLVGTGADPVTAYRAILTGSLGADGIGSTLSTGTSVLGLALALAIPLRAGLINLGGDGQMVLGGITAAVIGLYTPLPAPLTVTLALLGGMAAGALYAALAALCENHFGVPLLVSSLLLSYPAVSLASYLARYPLKEPGSSLPQTRAMPAGVALPAFGDSTVTVGLVLVVLAAAAYWFTDRRTAIGYEIRMTGLNARFAAYAGVERRGLTLKLMSVSGALAGLVGAIGVLSFPYRFVDGSLTAPGYTWTGLTAALLATAAPIGTVVASFFFAVLQVGGLAMERTTQVPRELTQVLQAIVIVFLAARLRLPGIPGFLSRRRTSEETV from the coding sequence ATGAGACCTGACCGGACTTGGGGCGCCCTGCGCTCCCCCGTCACCTTCTCCGTGCTCGCGGGCGTCCTCATCGGCGCGCTCTTCCTCGTCGGCACCGGCGCGGACCCGGTCACGGCGTACCGGGCGATCCTGACCGGATCACTCGGCGCCGACGGCATCGGCTCCACCCTGTCGACCGGAACCAGCGTGCTCGGCCTGGCGCTCGCGCTGGCGATCCCGCTGCGCGCCGGACTCATCAACCTCGGCGGCGACGGACAGATGGTGCTCGGCGGGATCACCGCGGCCGTCATCGGCCTGTACACGCCGCTGCCCGCACCCCTGACCGTCACCCTGGCCCTCCTCGGCGGCATGGCGGCGGGCGCCCTGTACGCCGCCCTGGCCGCCCTGTGCGAGAACCACTTCGGCGTCCCGCTCCTGGTCAGCAGCCTGCTGCTGAGCTACCCGGCGGTCTCGCTCGCGTCGTATCTGGCCCGTTATCCGCTCAAGGAGCCCGGTTCCAGCCTCCCGCAGACCCGGGCGATGCCCGCCGGAGTGGCGCTGCCCGCGTTCGGCGACTCGACGGTGACCGTGGGACTGGTGCTGGTTGTCCTCGCGGCGGCCGCGTACTGGTTCACCGACCGGCGCACCGCCATCGGGTACGAGATCCGCATGACGGGTCTCAACGCCCGCTTCGCCGCGTACGCGGGTGTCGAACGCCGGGGCCTGACCCTGAAGTTGATGTCGGTCTCCGGTGCGCTCGCCGGACTCGTGGGCGCGATCGGGGTGTTGAGCTTCCCGTACCGCTTCGTCGACGGCTCGCTCACCGCACCCGGCTACACCTGGACGGGACTCACGGCCGCGCTGCTGGCGACGGCCGCGCCGATCGGCACGGTCGTCGCCTCGTTCTTCTTCGCGGTCCTCCAGGTCGGCGGCCTCGCCATGGAACGGACCACCCAGGTGCCGCGCGAGCTGACCCAGGTGCTCCAGGCGATCGTGATCGTGTTCCTGGCGGCCCGGCTGCGGCTGCCCGGCATCCCCGGGTTCCTGAGCCGTCGCCGCACGTCCGAGGAGACGGTGTGA
- a CDS encoding ABC transporter permease: protein MFFDSDLLMSALRALTPILLAALGGALCERAGVFNIGLEGMMLMGCFTSVTTSWFTGSAWLGVLAAALAAAAYSLILAVGAVTLGGDAVVLGVAMNLLAVGLTGFLLRTVFGVQGTFDDPSLAGLPLVGGLTPLTYLSWAAVAVAAVMLSRHVWGLRLRGVGEAPDAAATLGVSPVRYKYGAILVSGVLCGLAGAQLALGNVTLFTENMTAGRGWIAVVAVMLGRAAPVGVLLAALLFGIAEAAGFRLQGLGLPQQATDAAPYVVTLGALFLTTARRRRRTPSPSGAAS, encoded by the coding sequence ATGTTCTTCGACTCCGATCTGCTGATGTCGGCGCTGCGCGCGCTCACCCCGATCCTGCTGGCCGCGCTCGGCGGCGCCCTGTGCGAACGGGCGGGCGTGTTCAACATCGGCCTCGAGGGCATGATGCTGATGGGCTGCTTCACTTCCGTCACCACCAGCTGGTTCACCGGCAGCGCCTGGCTCGGCGTGCTGGCGGCGGCCCTCGCCGCGGCCGCGTACTCGCTGATCCTGGCCGTGGGCGCGGTGACCCTGGGCGGGGACGCGGTCGTCCTGGGCGTGGCCATGAATCTGCTCGCCGTCGGCCTGACCGGCTTCCTGCTGCGTACGGTCTTCGGCGTGCAGGGCACTTTTGACGACCCGTCACTTGCCGGGCTGCCGTTGGTCGGTGGTCTGACCCCGCTCACCTATCTGTCGTGGGCAGCGGTCGCGGTGGCCGCCGTGATGCTCTCCCGGCATGTGTGGGGGCTGCGGCTGCGCGGGGTCGGCGAGGCCCCGGACGCCGCGGCCACGCTCGGGGTGAGCCCGGTCAGGTACAAGTACGGGGCGATTCTGGTCTCCGGTGTCCTGTGCGGGCTCGCGGGGGCCCAACTCGCCCTGGGCAACGTCACCTTGTTCACCGAGAACATGACGGCGGGCCGGGGCTGGATCGCGGTCGTCGCGGTCATGCTCGGCCGCGCGGCGCCCGTCGGCGTGCTGCTGGCCGCGCTGCTCTTCGGCATCGCGGAGGCGGCCGGCTTCCGTCTGCAGGGCCTCGGTCTGCCCCAGCAGGCGACCGACGCCGCGCCCTACGTCGTCACACTCGGCGCCCTCTTCCTCACGACGGCCCGCCGCCGTCGCCGTACGCCTTCTCCTTCCGGAGCCGCCTCATGA
- a CDS encoding phosphorylase family protein, protein MSQDLLPVTRIPRTGLPAHAVVVGAPARAAAVAALLDGAQEVSYHREYRVFSGSWKGLPVTVASHGVGGPGAVLLFQELADAGIRTVLRFGTAGAMRPGIGDGDLVIAEAAVRDDGVTQQLLPPEYPAVSAPEAVLALQRAARAVGAPHHRGIVWTRAAFQPGLLPLFSYEGAGLAAIEMELSALLVIASLRGLVAGGVLVVDGANADELVDDEGASVYDPHREVVAVGVDRGAVVSLEALRLLAEAHEEREAGDAL, encoded by the coding sequence ATGAGCCAGGACCTGCTGCCCGTCACCCGTATCCCCCGCACCGGGCTCCCGGCCCACGCGGTCGTCGTCGGCGCCCCGGCCCGTGCGGCGGCCGTCGCAGCACTCCTCGACGGCGCCCAGGAGGTGTCGTACCACCGCGAGTACCGGGTGTTCAGCGGGAGTTGGAAGGGGCTGCCGGTCACCGTCGCCTCGCACGGCGTGGGCGGGCCGGGGGCCGTTCTGCTGTTCCAGGAGCTCGCCGACGCGGGCATCCGCACCGTCCTGCGGTTCGGTACGGCGGGCGCGATGAGGCCGGGCATCGGTGACGGCGATCTCGTCATCGCGGAGGCGGCCGTGCGGGACGACGGCGTCACGCAGCAGCTTCTGCCGCCCGAGTACCCGGCGGTCTCCGCGCCCGAGGCGGTGCTCGCGCTCCAGCGTGCGGCCCGCGCGGTCGGCGCACCGCACCACCGGGGCATCGTATGGACACGCGCGGCCTTCCAGCCCGGGCTCCTCCCGCTCTTCTCCTACGAGGGCGCGGGGCTCGCGGCGATCGAGATGGAGCTGTCCGCCCTGCTGGTCATCGCCTCCCTGCGCGGCCTCGTCGCGGGCGGTGTGCTCGTCGTCGACGGCGCGAACGCGGACGAGTTGGTGGACGACGAGGGCGCCAGCGTGTACGACCCCCACCGGGAGGTCGTCGCGGTGGGTGTCGACCGGGGCGCGGTGGTGTCCCTGGAGGCGCTGCGGCTGCTGGCGGAGGCGCACGAGGAACGTGAGGCGGGGGACGCCCTGTGA
- a CDS encoding amidohydrolase yields MNIDLLVHGGDVLTVDEAGSVVHSGAVAVHEGVIVAVGPAQELCTGFTAEESIDAGGCLVLPGLINTHTHLAMTLLRGRADDVTLQGFLERVLPAEAELLTPKNVAAAVRLAIAESIRAGVTSALDMYWFHEAADEAAREAGWRLLSGPTFMDVPEPPDGLGYGQRLAWARRDLEARGPARGGRRPVVFAHSAYTLSPGQLTEIAALAREFGALLHIHAAENATEVATVEVRHGKRPVELLDSLGLLGPDLLLAHAVDLTGPEIAALARTGTSVAHCPVSNLKLGCGIAPVPRLLGAGVTVGLGTDGAVSSNSLDVLGAVRQAALVHKAGGDPTAVDAERAVRMATIEGARALGLAEQLGTLEAGKRADLIVLDLNAPHLRPLHDPWSTLAYAAHSADVRDTVVDGRVLMRDRALRTLDAEAVIAELEALV; encoded by the coding sequence GTGAACATCGACCTGCTGGTGCACGGCGGTGACGTTCTGACCGTCGACGAGGCGGGAAGCGTTGTTCACAGCGGGGCGGTCGCCGTCCACGAGGGCGTGATCGTCGCCGTCGGTCCCGCACAAGAGCTGTGTACCGGGTTCACAGCCGAGGAGTCCATTGACGCCGGCGGCTGCCTCGTCCTGCCCGGGCTCATCAACACGCACACCCATCTGGCGATGACCCTGCTGCGCGGCCGCGCCGACGATGTCACCCTCCAGGGCTTCCTGGAGCGGGTGCTCCCCGCGGAGGCCGAACTCCTCACGCCGAAGAACGTGGCTGCGGCCGTGCGGCTCGCGATCGCCGAGAGCATACGGGCCGGGGTGACCTCGGCACTCGACATGTACTGGTTCCACGAGGCGGCCGACGAGGCGGCCCGGGAGGCGGGCTGGCGGCTGCTGAGCGGCCCCACCTTCATGGACGTACCCGAACCGCCCGACGGCCTCGGGTACGGGCAGCGGCTCGCGTGGGCCCGGCGGGACCTGGAGGCGCGAGGACCGGCCCGGGGCGGCCGCCGTCCCGTCGTCTTCGCGCACTCCGCCTACACCCTCTCCCCCGGCCAGCTGACCGAGATCGCCGCCCTGGCCCGGGAGTTCGGGGCGCTGCTGCACATCCACGCGGCGGAGAACGCCACCGAGGTCGCCACCGTCGAGGTGCGTCACGGCAAGCGGCCGGTCGAACTGCTCGACTCACTGGGCCTGCTCGGCCCCGACCTGCTGCTCGCGCACGCCGTGGACCTCACCGGTCCGGAGATCGCGGCCCTGGCCCGCACCGGCACGTCCGTGGCGCACTGTCCGGTCTCCAACCTCAAACTGGGCTGCGGGATCGCACCGGTTCCGCGCCTGCTGGGCGCGGGGGTGACGGTCGGCCTCGGCACGGACGGGGCGGTCAGCTCCAACTCGCTGGACGTGCTGGGCGCGGTCCGGCAGGCCGCGCTCGTGCACAAGGCGGGCGGCGATCCCACGGCGGTCGACGCCGAGCGGGCCGTACGCATGGCGACGATCGAGGGCGCGCGGGCGCTGGGGCTCGCGGAACAACTGGGGACGCTGGAGGCGGGCAAACGCGCCGACCTGATCGTCCTGGACCTGAACGCGCCGCATCTGCGACCGTTGCACGACCCGTGGTCGACGCTGGCGTACGCGGCCCACTCGGCGGACGTGCGTGACACCGTCGTGGACGGGCGGGTGCTGATGCGGGACCGGGCACTGCGGACGCTCGACGCGGAAGCGGTGATCGCGGAACTGGAGGCGCTCGTCTGA
- a CDS encoding FadR/GntR family transcriptional regulator produces the protein MAVTDEAIEKIKGMIVSGALRPGDRLPKESELASELGLSRNSLREAVRALSLIRILDVRQGDGTYVTSLDPQLLLEALSFVVDFHRDDTVLEFLAVRRILEPAATAMAAARISEQQLDALSAQLDKLGESPSVEELVAADLDFHRGIVQSSGNSVLCSLLDGLSGPTTRARIWRGLTQEDAVSRTLHEHRAILAALRDRDGEAARSWATVHIASVEQWLRSTL, from the coding sequence ATGGCTGTCACCGACGAGGCGATCGAGAAGATCAAGGGAATGATCGTCTCCGGCGCGCTGCGCCCCGGCGACCGACTCCCCAAGGAGAGCGAGCTGGCCTCCGAGTTGGGGCTGTCCCGCAACTCGCTGCGGGAGGCCGTGCGGGCGCTGTCGCTGATCCGGATCCTGGACGTGCGGCAGGGCGACGGCACGTATGTGACCAGCCTGGATCCGCAACTCCTGCTGGAGGCGCTGAGCTTCGTCGTGGACTTCCACCGCGACGACACGGTCCTGGAGTTCCTGGCGGTGCGCCGCATCCTGGAACCGGCGGCGACCGCGATGGCCGCCGCCCGGATCAGCGAGCAGCAACTGGACGCGCTGAGCGCCCAGTTGGACAAGCTCGGCGAGAGCCCGTCGGTGGAGGAACTGGTCGCCGCCGACCTCGACTTTCACCGCGGGATCGTGCAGAGCTCCGGCAACTCCGTCCTCTGCTCCCTCCTCGACGGCCTGTCCGGCCCCACCACCCGGGCCCGGATCTGGCGCGGTCTGACCCAGGAGGACGCGGTCAGCCGCACCCTCCACGAGCACCGCGCGATCCTCGCCGCCCTGCGCGACCGGGACGGTGAGGCGGCCCGCTCGTGGGCGACGGTCCACATCGCGAGCGTGGAGCAGTGGCTGCGGTCCACGCTGTGA
- a CDS encoding PAC2 family protein, with translation MIELEGVPELVDPVMVAAFEGWNDAGDAASAAVAHLDREWKGEVFAALDAEDYYDFQVNRPTVWLDGGVRKITWPTTRLSVVRVGGDKPRDLVLVRGIEPSMRWRSFCNELLGFAHELGVELVVILGALLGDTPHTRPVPISGTTSDADLAQRMDLEETKYEGPTGIVGILQEACTHAGVPAVSLWAAVPHYVSQPPNPKATLALLNRLEDLIDVRIPLGELAEDARAWQVGVDQLAAEDTEVAEYVQTLEEARDTAELPEASGEAIAREFERYLRRRDGGQPGGHATADGSDSTAYLWEGPGGRTKPPRPSTPETEPETTAEPEAGTEPETEPGTEPGDEDSSSQD, from the coding sequence GTGATCGAGCTCGAGGGAGTACCCGAGCTGGTCGACCCGGTCATGGTGGCCGCGTTCGAGGGCTGGAACGATGCCGGCGACGCCGCTTCCGCCGCGGTCGCGCATCTGGACAGGGAGTGGAAGGGCGAGGTGTTCGCGGCGCTCGACGCCGAGGACTACTACGACTTCCAGGTGAACCGCCCCACGGTGTGGCTGGACGGCGGGGTGCGCAAGATCACGTGGCCGACGACAAGGTTGTCGGTGGTCCGCGTCGGCGGTGACAAACCGCGCGATCTCGTACTCGTCCGAGGTATCGAACCGTCGATGCGATGGCGTTCGTTCTGCAACGAGCTGCTGGGCTTCGCCCACGAACTGGGCGTGGAGCTGGTGGTGATCCTGGGCGCGCTGCTCGGTGACACCCCGCACACCCGTCCGGTTCCGATCAGCGGGACCACGTCCGACGCGGATCTGGCCCAGCGGATGGACCTGGAGGAGACCAAGTACGAGGGCCCCACGGGCATCGTCGGCATCCTCCAGGAGGCGTGCACGCACGCGGGTGTGCCCGCGGTGTCGCTGTGGGCGGCCGTACCGCACTACGTGTCGCAGCCGCCGAACCCGAAGGCGACGCTGGCCCTCCTGAACCGGCTGGAGGACCTGATCGACGTCCGGATCCCGCTGGGCGAGCTGGCCGAGGACGCGCGCGCCTGGCAGGTGGGCGTCGACCAGCTGGCCGCCGAGGACACCGAGGTCGCCGAGTACGTCCAGACGCTGGAGGAGGCCCGGGACACCGCGGAGCTGCCGGAGGCCTCGGGCGAGGCGATCGCCCGGGAGTTCGAGCGGTATCTGCGGCGCCGGGACGGCGGTCAGCCGGGCGGCCACGCGACCGCGGACGGCAGTGACAGCACGGCATATCTGTGGGAGGGCCCCGGCGGTCGTACGAAGCCGCCCAGACCGTCGACGCCGGAGACCGAGCCCGAGACCACGGCCGAGCCGGAAGCCGGGACCGAGCCGGAGACCGAGCCGGGAACGGAGCCGGGCGACGAGGATTCGTCGTCGCAGGACTGA
- a CDS encoding SMP-30/gluconolactonase/LRE family protein produces the protein MARADRSFARRTLLTTTAVLSGAALLGGTAQAAETRHAAWPAQFPLPDGFQPEGITIGAKPYAYFGSLANGDVYRASLATGRGEVVAKGAGRPTVGLKIDRHGTLFLAGGDSGEIRTVDARSGRTEQVHATGGTFVNDVVLTPGAAWFTDSFKPVLYKLAKGAVETVPLTGDWQQGPDFTANGIERTPDGRALLVVNDFANGGALMRVDPGTGAARVVDLGGAKLPNGDGLLLLGRTFYAVQQRQNAIDVFRLNDAGTRGTAITRITDPRFRIPTTVAAWGARLYLPNARFDVEPTPETDYDVVSVPQV, from the coding sequence GTGGCACGCGCAGACCGCTCCTTTGCACGTCGCACACTCCTGACCACGACCGCCGTGCTCTCCGGCGCGGCCCTGCTCGGCGGTACCGCGCAGGCGGCCGAAACCCGGCACGCCGCGTGGCCCGCGCAGTTCCCCCTCCCCGACGGCTTCCAGCCCGAGGGCATCACCATCGGCGCGAAGCCGTACGCCTACTTCGGCTCCCTCGCCAACGGCGACGTCTACCGGGCGAGCCTGGCCACCGGACGCGGCGAGGTCGTCGCGAAAGGCGCCGGACGTCCCACCGTCGGTCTGAAGATCGACCGGCACGGTACGCTCTTCCTCGCCGGCGGCGACAGCGGTGAGATACGGACCGTCGACGCCCGCTCGGGCAGGACCGAGCAGGTGCACGCCACCGGCGGCACCTTCGTGAACGACGTGGTCCTCACCCCGGGTGCCGCCTGGTTCACCGACTCCTTCAAGCCGGTGCTCTACAAGCTGGCCAAGGGCGCGGTGGAGACCGTACCGCTGACCGGGGACTGGCAGCAGGGACCCGACTTCACGGCCAACGGCATCGAGCGCACGCCCGACGGCCGAGCCCTGCTCGTGGTGAACGACTTCGCGAACGGCGGCGCTCTCATGCGGGTCGACCCGGGCACCGGCGCCGCGCGCGTCGTCGACCTGGGCGGGGCGAAACTCCCCAACGGCGACGGCCTGTTGCTGCTCGGCCGGACCTTCTACGCCGTCCAGCAACGACAGAACGCGATCGACGTGTTCCGGCTGAACGACGCCGGTACCAGGGGTACCGCGATCACCCGCATCACCGACCCGCGCTTCCGCATTCCGACCACGGTCGCGGCGTGGGGCGCGCGACTGTATCTGCCCAACGCGCGCTTCGACGTGGAGCCGACGCCGGAGACCGACTACGACGTGGTGTCCGTGCCGCAGGTCTGA